The Halomonas qaidamensis genome includes the window TGAGCACCTACTTGCACGTCGGTATCTAGCGGATTGCCACGCTTGATTGTCTTAGTGCGCTCAACCACCTTGGCCATAAACTCGTCGTACATGCTCTCTTGAATCAACGCACGAGAAGGACAGGTACATACTTCGCCTTGGTTGAAGAATGCCAGCACTAAACCTTCGACGGCTTTATCAATAAACGTCGGCTCAGCGTTCATGATGTCGGCAAAATAGATATTGGGCGACTTACCGCCCAGCTCTACTGTCGAGGGGATAATATTTTCTGCGGCACATTTAAGAATATGCGAACCAACCGGCGTTGAGCCGGTAAAAGCAATTTTGGCAATACGCTTGCTGGTGGCAAGCGCTTGGCCAGCTTCTGCGCCAAACCCATTAACGACGTTCAAAACGCCCGGAGGCAGCAGGTCGCCAATGACTTCCATCACTTTTAAAATGGAAGCGGGCGTTTGCTCAGCTGGCTTCAATATGACGCAGTTACCAGCGGCCAGTGCAGGGCCAAGTTTCCAAGCCGCCATTAAAATCGGGAAGTTCCAAGGAATAATCTGACCAACAACGCCCAGCGGCTCATGGAAGTGATAAGCCACTGTGTTGGCATCGATATCCGCAGCCGTACCCTCTTGTGAACGCAGGCAGCCAGCAAAGTAACGGAAGTGGTCAACGGCAAGCGGGATATCTGCATTCAGAGTTTCACGAACCGCTTTGCCGTTATCCCAGGTTTCTGCGACAGCAAGCATTTCAAGGTTTTGCTCGAGACGATCGGCAATCTTAAGTAGGATATTACTGCGTTCTTGAACGGAGGTTTTACCCCAGGCAGGTGCTGCTTTGTGAGCTGCATCCAGCGCTTTCTCAATGTCTTCAGCGCTAGAGCGGGGAATTTCACAGAATACTTGGCCGTTAACAGGACTGATATTATCAAAGTATTGACCGTTGACCGGGGGAACAAACTCACCGCCAATATAGTTGCCAAAGCGTTTTTCAAAGGACACAACGGAACCAGCATCACCTGGGTTGGCGTAGATCATGGTAAAGCTCCTGAGTATTATGATTATTAAATAAGGTGCCTATCCAGTGTTGTCTACACGCGCCAATTACGATATAGCCCGATGGCAGGACTCACCCTCATCCCTTGGTAGGAGACGCCATGTACTCGTTGTTAGTGGCAGATGACCATCCACTGTTTCGCGATGCACTGCACGCGGTGATTAGCGCTGGATTAACAAGTGCCCAACTGTTGGAGTCAGACAGCTTAGCGGCAGCTATTCACACGATAGATAACCACGATGAGCTTGACCTGCTGTTACTTGATTTAAGCTTGCCCGATGCCGATGGGCTAGAAGGGCTGACAATACTTCGCGAAAGGTTTCCATGGCTTCCTGTCGCTATTGTCTCGGCGCATCAGGAGCGGCAACTGGTGTTAGATGCGATCACTCAAGGTGCCGTGGGCTATATTCCAAAATCAACCCCTCGAGAGCAGCTGTTAGCAGCACTCAACCAAATCCTGCAGGGGCAACTCTATCTGCCTGCGGATATTATGCGCCAGCCACCCCCTCGCATGGAGTCATCAGCGCTGGCATCTTCTTCATCGGAGCCGCCTCGTGAACGCCTTATACGCTTAACCGACAAGCAGTTAGATGTATTGAGCTGCATGACTCAAGGAATGTCGAATAAGCAGATTGCTCGCGAGCTGCTTAT containing:
- the exaC gene encoding acetaldehyde dehydrogenase ExaC, producing MIYANPGDAGSVVSFEKRFGNYIGGEFVPPVNGQYFDNISPVNGQVFCEIPRSSAEDIEKALDAAHKAAPAWGKTSVQERSNILLKIADRLEQNLEMLAVAETWDNGKAVRETLNADIPLAVDHFRYFAGCLRSQEGTAADIDANTVAYHFHEPLGVVGQIIPWNFPILMAAWKLGPALAAGNCVILKPAEQTPASILKVMEVIGDLLPPGVLNVVNGFGAEAGQALATSKRIAKIAFTGSTPVGSHILKCAAENIIPSTVELGGKSPNIYFADIMNAEPTFIDKAVEGLVLAFFNQGEVCTCPSRALIQESMYDEFMAKVVERTKTIKRGNPLDTDVQVGAQASQEQFDKIMSYMDIARDEGAEFLAGGDKESLDDSINGGYYIQPTLLKGDNKMRVFQEEIFGPVVAVTTFKDEEEALAIANDTEFGLGAGVWSRDINVAFRMGRGIQAGRVWTNCYHQYPAHAAFGGYKKSGVGRETHKVALEHYQQTKNLLVSYDINPLGFF
- a CDS encoding response regulator transcription factor, which codes for MYSLLVADDHPLFRDALHAVISAGLTSAQLLESDSLAAAIHTIDNHDELDLLLLDLSLPDADGLEGLTILRERFPWLPVAIVSAHQERQLVLDAITQGAVGYIPKSTPREQLLAALNQILQGQLYLPADIMRQPPPRMESSALASSSSEPPRERLIRLTDKQLDVLSCMTQGMSNKQIARELLIAETTVKTHVSAVLRKLGATSRVHAIVIAGEEELGAYLAKRTSTN